The following coding sequences lie in one Acidobacteriota bacterium genomic window:
- a CDS encoding PQQ-binding-like beta-propeller repeat protein: MLLRLTDRQGMLRRIAGAVVAAALLWCSPAAQQGAQDGQWPAYGGDHGSTKYSPLEQIDGTNVHRLRVAWRWESPDNPIVTANRRTLPAIPDAFKSTPVLVDGVLYIKTSLSQAAAIDAATGETLWTFDPGSWEGERPANTGFNSRGVAYWSDGRDARIFLPTGNAYLWALDARTGRPIADFGADGAIDATQGLRRPIPRRDYQLMSVPIVVGDVVVIGSVVFDGPRFQLDAPGDVRGFDVRTGEELWEFHTIPQPGEFGNETWENGSWEYSGSTNAWGMLTADTELGYVYLPIGTPTNDYYGGHRLGDNLFAESIVCLDAATGERVWHFQFVHHGLWDYDATAAPVLVDIEVDGRPIKAVAVVTKQAYTYVFDRVTGEPVWPIEERPVPQTTVPGERTAPTQPHPTKPPPFDRQGVSIDSLIDFTPELRAEAVEILEEFTYGPLFEPITAAGDDGKRGTILMPGAIGGANWHGAAVDPETGWLYVPSRTQPSVVLLGPPDPGTSDFRYRRTRSGGLRGPRGLPLWKPPYVRLSAFDLNTGTEAWMVPLGDGPRREVMDLGVPDPGPLGGGSYTGPLLTRTLLFLGFRGRRDSPDLGFISRDPDAPVNPRTLSTTPYLLAFDKATGETVHALELDVAPTGTPMTYLQDGRQFIVLAYGAANDAGLIALASE; this comes from the coding sequence ATGCTGCTACGACTGACAGATAGGCAAGGCATGTTGCGGCGCATCGCTGGCGCCGTCGTGGCCGCTGCCCTGCTCTGGTGCTCCCCCGCCGCCCAGCAAGGCGCCCAGGACGGGCAGTGGCCCGCGTACGGCGGAGACCACGGGAGCACGAAGTACTCGCCGCTCGAGCAGATCGACGGCACCAACGTCCACCGCCTCCGCGTCGCCTGGCGGTGGGAGTCGCCCGACAACCCAATCGTCACCGCCAACCGCAGGACGCTGCCGGCGATACCGGACGCCTTCAAGTCGACGCCGGTGCTCGTCGACGGTGTCCTGTACATCAAGACGTCGCTGTCGCAGGCAGCGGCCATCGACGCCGCTACCGGGGAGACGCTCTGGACGTTCGACCCGGGAAGCTGGGAGGGCGAGCGGCCGGCGAACACCGGGTTCAACTCGCGGGGCGTGGCCTACTGGTCGGACGGGCGGGACGCGCGCATCTTCCTGCCTACCGGCAACGCCTACCTCTGGGCGCTCGATGCGCGTACCGGAAGGCCGATCGCCGACTTCGGCGCCGACGGGGCCATCGACGCCACGCAGGGGCTGCGCCGGCCGATCCCACGGCGCGACTACCAGTTGATGTCGGTGCCGATCGTGGTCGGCGACGTGGTCGTGATCGGGTCGGTGGTGTTCGACGGCCCGCGGTTCCAGCTCGACGCGCCGGGCGACGTGCGCGGCTTCGACGTCCGCACCGGGGAGGAACTGTGGGAGTTCCACACCATCCCCCAGCCGGGCGAGTTCGGCAACGAGACGTGGGAGAACGGCTCGTGGGAGTACTCCGGCTCGACCAACGCCTGGGGCATGCTGACCGCCGACACGGAGCTCGGCTACGTCTACCTGCCGATCGGCACGCCCACCAACGACTACTACGGCGGTCACCGCCTCGGCGACAACCTCTTCGCCGAGAGCATCGTCTGCCTGGACGCGGCGACCGGCGAGCGGGTCTGGCACTTCCAGTTCGTCCACCACGGGCTCTGGGACTACGACGCGACGGCGGCACCCGTGCTCGTGGACATCGAGGTCGACGGCCGGCCCATCAAGGCCGTTGCGGTGGTGACGAAGCAGGCCTACACCTATGTCTTCGACCGCGTCACCGGCGAACCCGTCTGGCCGATCGAGGAGCGGCCGGTCCCGCAGACGACCGTGCCCGGTGAGCGGACCGCACCGACCCAGCCGCATCCGACGAAGCCGCCGCCATTCGACCGGCAGGGGGTGTCGATCGACAGCCTGATCGACTTCACGCCGGAGCTGCGGGCCGAGGCGGTCGAGATCCTGGAGGAGTTCACCTACGGACCGCTCTTCGAGCCGATCACCGCCGCGGGCGACGACGGCAAGCGCGGCACGATCCTCATGCCCGGCGCCATCGGCGGCGCCAACTGGCACGGCGCGGCGGTCGACCCGGAGACCGGCTGGCTCTATGTGCCGTCGCGCACGCAGCCGAGCGTCGTCCTGCTCGGGCCCCCGGACCCGGGCACGTCGGACTTCCGCTACCGGCGGACCCGTTCGGGCGGTCTGCGCGGCCCGCGGGGCCTGCCGCTGTGGAAGCCGCCCTACGTCCGGCTCAGCGCCTTCGACCTGAACACCGGCACCGAGGCGTGGATGGTCCCCCTCGGCGACGGCCCGCGCCGGGAGGTGATGGACCTCGGCGTTCCCGATCCCGGACCGCTTGGGGGCGGCTCCTACACGGGGCCACTGCTCACCAGGACGCTGCTCTTCCTCGGCTTCCGTGGACGGCGCGACAGCCCGGACCTCGGCTTCATCAGCCGCGACCCCGATGCGCCCGTCAACCCGCGCACGCTGTCGACCACGCCGTACCTGCTCGCCTTCGACAAGGCAACGGGCGAGACGGTGCATGCCCTGGAGCTCGACGTGGCGCCGACCGGAACCCCGATGACCTACCTGCAGGACGGCCGGCAGTTCATCGTTCTGGCGTATGGCGCGGCGAACGACGCGGGCCTGATCGCGCTGGCGTCGGAGTGA
- a CDS encoding type II toxin-antitoxin system RelB/DinJ family antitoxin has protein sequence MAKTATIRARLEPDLKHEAEQILSTLGLSPTAAITLFYRQVTLQHGLPFPVRIPNAETREALRQAVEGDGLTEYGGLDDLTAAHAD, from the coding sequence ATGGCCAAGACGGCAACAATCCGCGCACGCCTGGAACCCGACCTGAAGCACGAGGCCGAACAGATCCTGTCGACGCTCGGCCTGTCGCCGACCGCGGCCATCACGCTGTTCTACAGGCAGGTGACCTTGCAGCACGGCCTGCCTTTTCCGGTGAGGATTCCCAACGCGGAGACCCGCGAGGCTCTGCGTCAGGCAGTTGAGGGGGATGGTCTCACGGAGTACGGTGGCCTCGACGATCTCACGGCGGCGCACGCTGATTGA
- a CDS encoding type II toxin-antitoxin system YafQ family toxin, translating into MMRLLTTKRFGRDLKRAKKRGKDLGRLWAVVDRLLGGQALDPRHRQHRLSGVWSGSWECHIEPDWLLIWIQDDDVLVLVRTGTHSDLFA; encoded by the coding sequence TTGATGCGCCTCCTGACCACGAAACGTTTCGGGAGAGACCTGAAGCGGGCGAAGAAAAGAGGCAAGGACCTCGGCAGGCTCTGGGCTGTCGTCGATCGGCTGCTTGGCGGACAGGCGCTCGACCCGCGCCACCGACAGCATCGGCTGTCCGGGGTTTGGTCCGGATCCTGGGAGTGCCACATCGAGCCGGACTGGCTGCTGATCTGGATCCAGGACGATGATGTTCTGGTTTTGGTCCGAACCGGTACACATTCGGATCTGTTCGCCTGA
- a CDS encoding pyridoxamine 5'-phosphate oxidase family protein, with product MAIDSVAKLRAVYRPPRARSGLKVLDHLDVHCRNFIALSPLCVISSSRADGRADASPRGDLPGSLAHVLDDRTLLIPDRPGNRQLDTLTNLVERPYAGLVFFVPGWNETLRINGRVEIVDEREFLAPLAIRGKIPILAVKVTVEEAYLHCAKALIRARVWEPEARVERSRFPTYGQVLADQIAGADAAEIDADSAQSARTDLY from the coding sequence ATGGCGATCGACAGTGTGGCGAAGCTCCGTGCGGTCTACCGTCCTCCCCGCGCACGGTCCGGGCTCAAGGTGCTGGACCATCTCGACGTCCACTGCCGCAACTTCATCGCCCTGTCTCCGCTCTGCGTGATCAGCTCGTCGCGGGCGGACGGGCGGGCCGACGCCTCGCCCCGAGGAGACCTGCCCGGATCGCTGGCACACGTGCTGGACGACAGGACGCTGCTGATCCCCGACCGGCCGGGAAACCGCCAACTGGACACGTTGACGAACCTGGTGGAGCGTCCCTACGCGGGGCTGGTGTTCTTCGTGCCGGGCTGGAACGAGACCCTGCGGATCAACGGGCGCGTGGAGATCGTCGATGAGCGGGAGTTCCTGGCTCCGCTGGCTATCCGCGGCAAGATTCCGATCCTGGCCGTGAAGGTGACCGTGGAAGAGGCCTATCTCCATTGCGCCAAGGCGCTCATCCGGGCCCGCGTCTGGGAACCGGAGGCGCGGGTCGAACGCTCCCGGTTCCCGACCTACGGACAGGTGCTGGCCGATCAGATCGCGGGCGCCGACGCCGCCGAGATCGACGCCGACTCGGCGCAGAGCGCCAGGACTGATCTCTATTGA
- a CDS encoding PQQ-dependent sugar dehydrogenase codes for MRIRHSVLLAAPLLLCMLAPGHAQEERPIGVPVPPLGDGPWVFDTAEQHKIRVSVVARGLSHPWAIAFLPDGDMLVTERPGRLRIVRGGVLDPHPISGLPQMRTEGNGGLLDVALHPRFADNGLVYLTYTKPAGNGRGSPALARGRLEAGALVDVEDLVVTDAHEGNSGLNGRVAFGHDGKVFMSTGGNVGNVAQDPASLRGKMLRLNDDGSVPADNPFVDQPGYRPEIYALGHRNSLGLIVHPETGMLWNNENGPNGGDEINIILPGRNYGWPVVSFGRNYPGSRVSEHPTREGMESPLVVWLPAIAVSGMAVYTGDQFPAWRGNVLVGSLREGGISGTGHVQRIVFNDNTEELRRESMLTELRQRIREVREGPDGFVYLLTDEDDGALLRIEPHP; via the coding sequence ATGAGGATCCGACATTCCGTTCTCTTGGCGGCGCCGCTGTTGCTCTGCATGCTCGCGCCCGGCCACGCGCAGGAGGAACGGCCCATCGGCGTCCCGGTGCCGCCGTTGGGTGACGGGCCATGGGTTTTCGATACCGCCGAGCAGCACAAGATCCGCGTCAGCGTCGTGGCCAGGGGGCTGTCGCATCCCTGGGCCATCGCGTTCCTCCCCGACGGCGACATGCTGGTCACCGAGCGGCCTGGTCGTCTTCGCATCGTGCGCGGCGGCGTGCTCGACCCGCACCCCATCTCCGGACTGCCACAGATGAGAACCGAGGGCAACGGCGGGCTCCTGGACGTGGCCCTCCATCCCCGATTCGCCGACAACGGCCTCGTATACCTCACCTATACCAAGCCCGCCGGCAACGGCAGGGGTTCCCCGGCGCTCGCGCGGGGCCGGCTCGAGGCTGGCGCACTCGTCGACGTCGAGGACCTGGTCGTCACCGACGCGCACGAGGGCAACTCGGGTCTCAACGGGCGCGTCGCCTTCGGCCATGACGGCAAGGTCTTCATGTCCACCGGCGGCAACGTGGGGAACGTCGCGCAGGACCCCGCGAGCCTGCGCGGCAAGATGCTGCGCCTCAACGACGATGGCTCCGTACCGGCCGACAACCCGTTCGTGGACCAGCCGGGCTATCGGCCGGAAATCTACGCCTTGGGGCATCGCAATTCGCTGGGCCTCATCGTCCACCCTGAAACCGGGATGCTCTGGAACAACGAGAACGGTCCCAACGGCGGCGACGAGATCAACATCATCCTGCCGGGTCGCAACTACGGTTGGCCGGTCGTCAGCTTCGGACGCAACTATCCCGGCTCGCGCGTTTCCGAACATCCGACGCGCGAGGGGATGGAATCACCACTCGTGGTGTGGCTGCCCGCCATCGCGGTCTCCGGCATGGCCGTCTACACCGGCGACCAGTTTCCTGCGTGGCGAGGCAACGTGCTCGTAGGATCCCTGCGCGAGGGCGGCATTTCGGGCACGGGCCACGTGCAGCGCATCGTGTTCAACGACAACACAGAGGAGCTGCGGCGCGAGTCGATGTTGACGGAGCTCAGGCAACGTATCCGGGAAGTGCGCGAAGGGCCCGACGGATTCGTCTATCTGCTGACGGACGAGGACGACGGGGCGCTCCTGCGCATCGAGCCGCATCCGTGA
- a CDS encoding PQQ-dependent sugar dehydrogenase translates to MREVGMKVRRSIYLAAPLLLCLITVGYAQDEEPIGVPVPPLGDGPWVIDTAEQHKIRVSVVADGLSHPWSIAFLPDGGMLIVERDGWLRLVRDDKLHPRPITGVPEVRDDGNGGLMDVALHPNFADNGLVYLTYTKRHDDGRGSPALARGRLDGHALRDVKDLLVTEPFDTNSGLNGRVSFGSDGKVYMSTGGRIRNLGGDLLEAPQDPMSLRGKVLRLNDDGSVPDDNPFVDEPGHRPELFTIGHRNTLGLILHPGTGNIWQHENGPNGGDELNELLPGRNYGWPLMSFGRLYPGARVSSHPTRDGYESPLVVWLPAIAAAGMDVYTGDEFPAWKGNLFVGSLQMGGIPGTGHLQRIVFNEHMEELRRELMLTELRQRIREVREGPDGLLYVLTDHVDDGALLRIEPAP, encoded by the coding sequence ATGCGGGAGGTTGGCATGAAGGTCAGACGTTCGATTTACTTGGCGGCGCCTCTGCTGCTCTGCCTGATCACGGTCGGCTACGCGCAGGACGAAGAACCCATCGGCGTGCCGGTGCCGCCGCTGGGCGACGGTCCCTGGGTGATCGACACCGCCGAGCAGCACAAGATCCGCGTCAGCGTCGTGGCCGACGGGCTGTCACACCCCTGGAGCATCGCGTTCCTGCCGGACGGCGGAATGCTGATTGTCGAGCGCGACGGCTGGCTGCGCCTGGTTCGCGATGACAAGCTCCACCCGCGCCCCATCACCGGCGTGCCGGAAGTGCGGGACGACGGCAACGGCGGCCTGATGGACGTGGCGCTCCACCCGAACTTCGCCGACAACGGGCTGGTCTATCTCACCTACACCAAGCGGCACGACGACGGCCGCGGCTCGCCCGCCCTCGCGCGGGGCCGCCTCGACGGACACGCGCTGCGCGACGTGAAGGACCTGCTGGTGACCGAGCCCTTCGACACCAACTCGGGGCTCAACGGACGGGTCTCCTTCGGCAGCGACGGCAAGGTGTACATGTCGACCGGAGGCCGGATCCGGAACCTGGGCGGTGATCTCCTCGAGGCCCCGCAGGACCCGATGAGCCTGCGCGGCAAGGTCCTGCGCCTCAACGACGACGGGTCGGTGCCGGACGACAACCCGTTCGTGGACGAGCCGGGCCACCGGCCGGAGCTCTTCACCATCGGCCATCGCAACACGCTCGGCCTCATCCTGCACCCCGGGACCGGCAACATCTGGCAGCACGAGAACGGTCCCAACGGCGGCGACGAGCTCAACGAGCTGCTGCCGGGGCGCAATTACGGCTGGCCGCTGATGAGCTTCGGGCGCCTCTATCCCGGCGCGCGGGTTTCCTCGCATCCGACGCGCGACGGCTACGAGTCGCCGCTCGTGGTCTGGCTGCCCGCCATCGCGGCGGCCGGCATGGACGTCTATACGGGGGACGAGTTCCCCGCGTGGAAGGGCAACCTCTTCGTCGGATCCCTGCAGATGGGCGGCATCCCGGGGACCGGCCACCTGCAGCGCATCGTCTTCAACGAGCACATGGAGGAGCTGCGGCGCGAGCTGATGCTGACGGAGCTGCGGCAGCGCATCCGGGAGGTGCGCGAGGGGCCCGACGGGTTGCTCTACGTGCTGACGGACCACGTCGACGACGGCGCGCTACTGCGGATAGAGCCGGCGCCGTGA
- a CDS encoding RidA family protein, producing the protein MARRPRLSILIGLIACAMPLAAAAQVEYIDPAGGFTQVVATTNDGIKTIFVSGQVGQGDTLREHAESAFAGVVRRLEQAGATPADVVKIRIFVKDFEPAQYPTIAEARLATFPTEDQWPASTMVGVNELFAESLRVEIEAIAVVAEPGVDLRIERFAPSNGFSGAVAVTAHGVKTVYAAGQVGPGEDLAEQTAAVWERVAQRLDAAGASLADLIKATTYIVDFDPETDLPAYRAGREQALALDDMPASTLLGIPKLAADQYRIEIDGIAVVGVDGNAVEREFIDPATGFTQAVTARGTGPKVVQVSGQVGQPGDSLESQADQVYANLRRRLEAAGAGPEDLLKTVIYMPEYTRGDFAVVDAARKAHGFPDEAVPAATLLGIQSLFADGALLEIEGIAVVEP; encoded by the coding sequence ATGGCTCGCAGACCTCGGCTTTCCATCCTCATCGGCCTCATCGCGTGCGCGATGCCGCTCGCCGCCGCGGCGCAGGTCGAGTACATCGATCCGGCCGGCGGCTTCACGCAGGTTGTCGCCACGACCAACGACGGGATCAAGACCATCTTCGTCTCCGGGCAGGTCGGCCAGGGCGACACGCTGCGAGAGCATGCCGAATCCGCGTTCGCGGGGGTCGTTCGGCGCCTGGAGCAGGCGGGGGCGACACCGGCCGACGTCGTGAAGATCCGGATCTTCGTGAAGGACTTCGAGCCGGCGCAGTATCCGACGATCGCGGAAGCTCGGCTGGCCACCTTCCCCACGGAGGACCAGTGGCCGGCGAGCACGATGGTCGGCGTCAACGAGCTCTTCGCCGAGTCCCTGCGCGTCGAGATAGAGGCGATCGCCGTGGTGGCCGAGCCGGGCGTCGACCTGCGGATCGAGCGCTTCGCACCGTCGAACGGCTTCAGCGGCGCGGTGGCCGTGACGGCGCACGGCGTCAAGACGGTGTATGCGGCCGGGCAGGTCGGCCCCGGCGAAGACCTGGCCGAGCAGACCGCGGCAGTGTGGGAGCGCGTCGCCCAGCGGCTCGACGCCGCGGGGGCGTCGCTTGCGGACCTGATCAAGGCCACCACCTACATCGTCGACTTCGATCCGGAGACCGACCTGCCGGCCTACCGCGCGGGCCGCGAGCAGGCGCTGGCGCTCGACGACATGCCGGCGAGCACGCTGCTGGGAATCCCGAAGCTGGCGGCGGACCAGTACCGCATCGAGATCGACGGCATCGCGGTGGTCGGCGTGGACGGCAACGCCGTCGAGCGGGAGTTCATCGATCCCGCCACCGGCTTCACGCAGGCGGTGACGGCGCGCGGCACGGGCCCGAAGGTGGTCCAGGTCTCCGGCCAGGTGGGACAGCCGGGCGATTCGCTCGAGAGCCAGGCCGACCAGGTCTACGCCAACCTGCGGCGGCGCCTGGAGGCCGCCGGGGCGGGCCCGGAAGACCTGCTGAAGACCGTGATCTACATGCCGGAGTACACGCGAGGCGACTTCGCGGTGGTCGACGCGGCGCGCAAGGCGCACGGCTTCCCGGACGAGGCGGTGCCGGCGGCGACGCTGCTCGGCATCCAGTCGCTGTTCGCGGACGGCGCGCTGCTGGAGATCGAAGGCATCGCGGTCGTCGAACCGTGA
- a CDS encoding putative toxin-antitoxin system toxin component, PIN family, producing the protein MTVVFDTNVVVAALLTNGLCRECFRRAVRGRLLVSSPALLQELESTLRRKFAATTASEEFLATFRDHVRLVDPTPLPARVCRDEDDDLVLATAVTAGADRIVTGDQDLLVLRAYEGVRLVSPREFLQWLDGSERPQSDDDPERAEIRDNDALTRQLRTGSRQARRRKGRFVD; encoded by the coding sequence GTGACCGTCGTCTTCGACACGAACGTCGTCGTCGCCGCGCTGCTCACGAACGGACTCTGCCGCGAGTGCTTTCGGCGCGCCGTGCGGGGGCGCCTCCTGGTATCCTCGCCCGCGCTACTGCAGGAGCTCGAGTCGACCCTCCGCCGCAAGTTCGCTGCCACCACCGCTTCCGAAGAGTTCCTGGCCACCTTTCGAGATCACGTCAGGCTGGTCGACCCGACGCCCCTGCCCGCACGCGTCTGCCGCGACGAGGACGACGACCTCGTCCTGGCCACGGCGGTCACGGCCGGAGCCGACCGAATCGTGACGGGGGATCAGGACCTTCTCGTGCTCCGCGCGTACGAAGGGGTACGACTGGTGTCGCCGCGGGAGTTCCTCCAATGGCTCGACGGGAGCGAGAGGCCGCAGTCCGACGACGACCCGGAACGGGCGGAGATTCGGGACAACGACGCGCTGACCCGTCAGCTGAGAACCGGTTCCCGGCAGGCTCGTCGGCGCAAGGGCCGCTTCGTCGATTGA